A genomic segment from Bos taurus isolate L1 Dominette 01449 registration number 42190680 breed Hereford chromosome 1, ARS-UCD2.0, whole genome shotgun sequence encodes:
- the EIF4G1 gene encoding eukaryotic translation initiation factor 4 gamma 1 isoform X7, whose translation MNTPSQPRQGGFRSLQHFYPSRAQPPSSAASRVQSAAPARPGPAAHVYPAGSQVMMIPSQISYPASQGAYYIPGQGRSTYVVPTQQYPVQPGAPSFYPGASPTEFGTYAGAYYPAQGVQQFPTGVAPPPVLMNQPPQIAPKRERKTIRIRDPNQGGKDITEEIMSGARTASTPTPPQTGGGLEPQANGETPQVAVVVRPDDRSQGAIIGERPGLPGPEHSPSESQPSSPSPTPSPPPVLEPGSEPNLAVLSVPGDTMTTGMIQTSVEESTPTPPESGEPCCLSPEPTPLAEPILEVEVTLSKPVPESEFSSSPLQVPSPLASHKVEILPEPNGTVPSENLEPEVESSPELAPLPPPACPSESPMPIAPTAQPEELLNGAPSPPAVDLSPVSEPEEQAKEAIVSVTPPTVLSATPAVAPPVASPAQEEDMEEEEEEEEEGEAEGEKGGEEPLPQESTPVPAHLSQNSEVAVATQVAVSVPKRRRKIKELNKKEAVGDLLDAFKEANPGVPEVENQPPAGCNPSPEPEGSSVPLRSEEGEETWDSKEDKIQNAENIQPGEQKYEYKSDQWKPLNLEEKKRYDREFLLGFQFIFASMQKPEGLPHISDVVLDKANKTPLRPLDPSRLQGINCGPDFTPSFANLGRPALSNRGPPRGGPGGELPRGPQAGLGPRRSQQGPRKEPRKIIATVSMTEDIKLNKAEKAWKPSSKRTAADKDRGEEDADGSKTQDLFRRVRSILNKLTPQMFQQLMKQVTQLAIDTEERLKGVIDLIFEKAISEPNFSVAYANMCRCLMALKVPTTEKPTVTVNFRKLLLNRCQKEFEKDKDDDEVFEKKQKEMDEAATAEERGRLKEELEEARDIARRRSLGNIKFIGELFKLKMLTEAIMHDCVVKLLKNHDEESLECLCRLLTTIGKDLDFEKAKPRMDQYFNQMEKIIKEKKTSSRIRFMLQDVLDLRKSNWVPRRGDQGPKTIDQIHKEAEMEEHREHIKVQQLMAKGSDKRRGGPPGPPISRGLPLVDDGGWNTVPISKGSRPIDTSRLTKITKPGSIDSNNQLFAPGGRLSWGKGSSGGSGAKPSDAASEAARPATSTLNRFSALQQAVPTESTDNRRVVQRSSLSRERGEKAGDRGDRLERSERGGDRGDRLDRARTPATKRSFSKEVEERSRERPSQPDGLRKAASLTEDRDRGREAVKREAALPPVSPPKAALSEEELEKKSRAIIEEYLHLNDMKEAVQCVQELASPSLLFIFVRHGIESTLERSAITREHMGRLLHQLLCAGHLSTAQYYQGLYEILELAEDMEIDIPHVWLYLAELITPILQEGGVPMGELFREITKPLRPLGKAASLLLEILGLLCKSMGPKKVGTLWREAGLSWKEFLPEGQDVSAFVTAQKVEYTLGEELEAPGQRLLSFEELRRQLEKLLQEGSSNQRVFDWIEANLNEQQVTSNTLVRALMTTVCYSAIIFESSLRVDVAVLKARAKLLQKYLCDEQKELQALYALQALVVTLDQPPNLLGMFFDALYDEDVVKEDAFYSWESSKDPAEQQGKGVALKSVTTFFKWLREAEEEESDHN comes from the exons ATGAACACGCCTTCTCAGCCCCGCCAG GGAGGATTCAGGTCTCTGCAG CACTTCTACCCTAGCCGGGCCCAGCCCCCGAGCAGTGCAGCCTCCCGAGTGCAGAGTGCAGCCCCTGCCCGCCCTGGCCCAGCTGCCCATGTCTACCCTGCTGGATCCCAAGTAATGATGATCCCTTCCCAGATCTCCTACCCAGCCTCCCAGGGGGCCTACTACATCCCTGGACAG GGCCGTTCCACATATGTTGTCCCGACACAGCAGTATCCTGTGCAGCCGGGAGCCCCAAGCTTCTACCCAGGTGCAAGCCCTACAGAGTTTGGGACCTACG CTGGCGCTTACTACCCAGCCCAGGGTGTGCAGCAGTTTCCCACTGGTGTAGCTCCCCCACCTGTTTTGATGAACCAGCCACCCCAGATTGCTCCCAAGAGGGAGCGGAAGACG atCCGAATTCGAGACCCAAACCAAGGAGGGAAGGATATCACGGAGGAGATCATGTCTGGGGCCCGCACTGCCTCCACACCCACACCTCCCCAG ACGGGAGGCGGTCTGGAGCCTCAGGCTAATGGGGAGACACCCCAGGTTGCTGTCGTCGTCCGGCCAG ATGACCGGTCGCAGGGAGCAATCATTGGGGAGCGGCCAGGGCTGCCTGGCCCAGAGCACAGCCCTTCAGAATCCCAGCCTTCATCACCTTCTCCAACCCCATCACCACCCCCAGTCTTGGAACCGGGGTCTGAGCCTAATCTCGCAGTCCTCTCTGTTCCTGGGGACACAATGACAACAGGGATGATACAGACGTCTGTAGAAGAATCAACCCCCACGCCCCCTGAAAGTGGGGAGCCGTGTTGCCTCTCTCCAGAACCCACTCCCCTTGCTGAACCCATATTGGAAGTAGAAGTGACGCTGAGCAAACCAGTTCCAGAATCTGAGTTCTCTTCCAGTCCTCTCCAGGTTCCCAGCCCCCTGGCATCTCACAAGGTGGAAATTCTTCCTGAGCCTAATGGCACAGTCCCATCTGAGAATTTGGAACCAGAGGTGGAGTCAAGCCCAGAGCttgcccctctccctcctccagcttGTCCCTCTGAATCCCCCATGCCTATTGCTCCAACTGCCCAACCTGAGGAACTACTCAACGGAGCCCCTTCACCACCAGCTGTGGACTTAAGCCCAGTCAGTGAACCAGAGGAACAGGCCAAGGAGGCTATAGTGTCGGTGACTCCCCCCACTGTCCTTTCTGCTACCCCAGCTGTGGCTCCTCCAGTGGCTTCCCCTGctcaggaggaggacatggaggaggaggaagaagaggaagaggaaggagaagctgagggtgagaagggaggagaggaaccTCTCCCCCAAGAGAGCACCCCTGTCCCAGCCCACCTATCCCAGAATTCGGAGGTGGCAGTAGCCACCCAAG TGGCAGTGTCTGTGCCAAAGAGGAGACGGAAAATTAAGGAGCTCAATAAGAAGGAGGCTGTAGGAGACCTTCTAGATGCCTTCAAGGAG GCGAACCCAGGGGTACCAGAGGTGGAAAATCAGCCTCCTGCAGGCTGCAATCCCAGCCCAGAGCCTGAGGGCAGCAGTGTGCCCCTGCGGtctgaggaaggagaggagacctGGGACTCAAAGGAAGACAAGATTCAAAATGCAGAGAATATCCAGCCAGGGGAACAGAAGTATGAATATAAGTCAG ATCAGTGGAAGCCTCTAAACCTTGAGGAGAAAAAGCGTTATGACCGAGAGTTCCTGCTTGGCTTTCAGTTCATCTTTGCCAGTATGCAGAAGCCTGAGGGATTGCCCCACATCAGTGATGTGGTGTTGGATAAG GCCAATAAAACACCATTGCGACCGCTGGACCCCTCTAGACTTCAGGGCATAAATTGTGGCCCAGACTTCACTCCGTCTTTTGCCAACCTTGGCCGACCAGCCCTTAGCAACCGTGGGCCCCCGAGGGGTGGGCCAGGTGGGGAGCTGCCCCGAGGGCCG CAGGCTGGCCTGGGACCCCGGCGATCTCAGCAGGGCCCCCGAAAGGAACCACGCAAGATCATTGCCACAGTGTCAATGACCGAAGATATAAAGCTGAACAAAGCAGAAAAGGCCTGGAAACCCAGTAGCAAGCGGACGGCGGCTGATAAGGACCGAGGAGAAGAGGATGCTGATGGCAGCAAAACCCAG GACCTGTTCCGCAGGGTGCGCTCCATCTTGAATAAGCTGACACCCCAGATGTTCCAGCAGCTGATGAAGCAGGTGACGCAGCTAGCCATTGATACCGAGGAACGTCTCAAAGGGGTCATTGACCTCATCTTCGAGAAGGCCATTTCAGAACCCAACTTCTCCGTGGCCTATGCCAACATGTGCCGCTGCCTCATGGCG CTGAAAGTGCCCACTACAGAAAAGCCAACAGTGACTGTGAACTTCCGAAAACTGTTGTTAAATCGATGTCAGAAGGAGTTTGAAAAAGACAAAGATGATGATGAGGTTTTTGAGAAGAAGCAAAAAGAGATGGATGAAGCTGCTACG GCAGAGGAACGGGGACGCCTGAAAGAAGAGCTGGAAGAGGCTCGAGACATAGCCCGGCGGCGCTCGTTAGGGAATATCAAGTTTATCGGGGAGTTGTTCAAATTGAAGATGTTAACAGAGGCAATCATGCATGACTGTGTGGTTAAACTACTTAAGAACCATGATGAAGAGTCCCTTGAATGCCTTTGCCGTCTGCTCACCACCATTGGCAAAGACCTGGACTTTGAGAAGGCCAAG CCCCGGATGGATCAGTATTTCAACCAGATGGAAAAAATCATTAAGGAAAAGAAGACTTCATCCCGGATCCGCTTTATGCTGCAGGATGTGCTGGATCTGCGAAAG AGCAACTGGGTGCCACGCCGTGGGGACCAGGGGCCCAAGACAATTGACCAAATCCACAAGGAAGCTGAGATGGAGGAGCATCGGGAGCACATAAAAGTGCAGCAGCTAATGGCCAAGGGCAGCGACAAGCGTCGGGGTGGCCCTCCAGGCCCACCCATCA GCCGTGGCCTTCCACTTGTGGATGATGGTGGCTGGAACACAGTACCCATCAGCAAGGGCAGCCGCCCTATTGACACTTCTCGACTCACTAAGATCACAAAG CCTGGCTCCATTGATTCTAATAACCAGCTGTTTGCACCTGGAGGCCGATTGAGCTGGGGCAAGGGTAGCAGTGGAGGCTCAGGAGCCAAGCCCTCCGATGCAG CATCAGAAGCTGCTCGTCCAGCTACTAGTACCTTGAATCGCTTCTCAGCCCTTCAACAAGCAGTACCAACAGAAAGCACAGACAACAGACGAGTGGTGCAGAG GAGTAGCTTGAGCCGGGAACGAGGTGAGAAAGCTGGGGACCGGGGAGACCGCCTAGAGCGGAGTGAACGGGGAGGTGACCGTGGTGACCGGCTTGATCGCGCCCGGACACCCGCCACCAAGCGGAGCTTCAGCAAGGAAGTGGAGGAACGGAGTAGAGAGCGGCCCTCTCAGCCTGATGGACTACGCAAGGCAGCTAGCCTCACGGAGGATCGGGACCGCGGGCGGGAAGCTG TGAAACGAGAAGCTGCCCTCCCCCCGGTGAGTCCCCCGAAGGCTGCACTCTCTGAAGAGGAGCTGGAGAAGAAATCCAGGGCCATCATTGAGGAGTACCTCCATCTCAATGACATGAAG GAGGCAGTGCAGTGCGTGCAGGAGCTGGCTTCGCCCTCCCTGCTCTTTATCTTTGTACGGCACGGCATCGAGTCCACGCTGGAGCGCAGCGCCATCACGCGGGAGCACATGGGCCGGCTGCTGCACcagctgctctgtgctgggcacctCTCCACTGCTCAGTACTACCAAGG GCTATATGAAATTCTAGAGTTGGCTGAAGACATGGAAATTGACATCCCTCATGTGTGGCTCTACCTAGCAGAATTGATAACGCCCATTCTGCAGGAAGGTGGGGTGCCAATGGGGGAGCTGTTCAG GGAAATAACAAAACCTCTGAGACCCCTGGGCAAGGCTGCTTCCCTGTTGCTGGAGATCCTGGGGCTCCTGTGCAAAAGCATG GGTCCTAAAAAGGTGGGGACGCTGTGGCGAGAGGCTGGACTCAGCTGGAAGGAATTTCTGCCTGAAGGCCAGGATGTCAGTGCCTTTGTCACTGCGCAG AAGGTGGAGTATACCCTGGGAGAGGAGTTAGAAGCCCCAGGCCAGAGGTTGCTGTCCTTTGAGGAGCTGCGCAGGCAGCTGGAGAAGCTGCTGCAGGAGGGCAGCAGTAACCAGCGGGTGTTTGACTGGATAGAG GCCAACCTGAACGAGCAGCAGGTGACATCCAACACATTAGTTCGAGCCCTTATGACAACTGTCTGCTATTCTGCAATTATCT TTGAGTCTTCTCTCCGAGTGGATGTTGCAGTGCTGAAAGCACGAGCGAAACTGCTACAGAAATACCTGTGTGACGAGCAGAAGGAGCTGCAGGCGCTCTATGCCCTCCAGGCCCTTGTAGTGACCTTAGACCAGCCCCCTA ACCTGCTTGGGATGTTCTTCGATGCGCTGTATGACGAGGACGTGGTGAAGGAGGACGCCTTCTATAGCTGGGAGAGTAGCAAGGACCCTGCTGAGCAGCAGGGCAAGGGCGTGGCCCTAAAATCTGTCACGACTTTTTTCAAGTGGCTTCGTGAGGCGGAGGAGGAGGAGTCTGACCACAACTGA
- the EIF4G1 gene encoding eukaryotic translation initiation factor 4 gamma 1 isoform X8, with protein sequence MNKAPQPTGPPPAPSPGLPQPAFPPGQTAPVVFSTPQATQMNTPSQPRQGRSTYVVPTQQYPVQPGAPSFYPGASPTEFGTYAGAYYPAQGVQQFPTGVAPPPVLMNQPPQIAPKRERKTIRIRDPNQGGKDITEEIMSGARTASTPTPPQTGGGLEPQANGETPQVAVVVRPDDRSQGAIIGERPGLPGPEHSPSESQPSSPSPTPSPPPVLEPGSEPNLAVLSVPGDTMTTGMIQTSVEESTPTPPESGEPCCLSPEPTPLAEPILEVEVTLSKPVPESEFSSSPLQVPSPLASHKVEILPEPNGTVPSENLEPEVESSPELAPLPPPACPSESPMPIAPTAQPEELLNGAPSPPAVDLSPVSEPEEQAKEAIVSVTPPTVLSATPAVAPPVASPAQEEDMEEEEEEEEEGEAEGEKGGEEPLPQESTPVPAHLSQNSEVAVATQVAVSVPKRRRKIKELNKKEAVGDLLDAFKEANPGVPEVENQPPAGCNPSPEPEGSSVPLRSEEGEETWDSKEDKIQNAENIQPGEQKYEYKSDQWKPLNLEEKKRYDREFLLGFQFIFASMQKPEGLPHISDVVLDKANKTPLRPLDPSRLQGINCGPDFTPSFANLGRPALSNRGPPRGGPGGELPRGPQAGLGPRRSQQGPRKEPRKIIATVSMTEDIKLNKAEKAWKPSSKRTAADKDRGEEDADGSKTQDLFRRVRSILNKLTPQMFQQLMKQVTQLAIDTEERLKGVIDLIFEKAISEPNFSVAYANMCRCLMALKVPTTEKPTVTVNFRKLLLNRCQKEFEKDKDDDEVFEKKQKEMDEAATAEERGRLKEELEEARDIARRRSLGNIKFIGELFKLKMLTEAIMHDCVVKLLKNHDEESLECLCRLLTTIGKDLDFEKAKPRMDQYFNQMEKIIKEKKTSSRIRFMLQDVLDLRKSNWVPRRGDQGPKTIDQIHKEAEMEEHREHIKVQQLMAKGSDKRRGGPPGPPISRGLPLVDDGGWNTVPISKGSRPIDTSRLTKITKPGSIDSNNQLFAPGGRLSWGKGSSGGSGAKPSDAASEAARPATSTLNRFSALQQAVPTESTDNRRVVQRSSLSRERGEKAGDRGDRLERSERGGDRGDRLDRARTPATKRSFSKEVEERSRERPSQPDGLRKAASLTEDRDRGREAVKREAALPPVSPPKAALSEEELEKKSRAIIEEYLHLNDMKEAVQCVQELASPSLLFIFVRHGIESTLERSAITREHMGRLLHQLLCAGHLSTAQYYQGLYEILELAEDMEIDIPHVWLYLAELITPILQEGGVPMGELFREITKPLRPLGKAASLLLEILGLLCKSMGPKKVGTLWREAGLSWKEFLPEGQDVSAFVTAQKVEYTLGEELEAPGQRLLSFEELRRQLEKLLQEGSSNQRVFDWIEANLNEQQVTSNTLVRALMTTVCYSAIIFESSLRVDVAVLKARAKLLQKYLCDEQKELQALYALQALVVTLDQPPNLLGMFFDALYDEDVVKEDAFYSWESSKDPAEQQGKGVALKSVTTFFKWLREAEEEESDHN encoded by the exons ATGAACAAAGCTCCACAGCCCACAGGCCCCCCACCTGCCCCATCCCCTGGACTCCCACAG CCAGCGTTTCCCCCGGGGCAGACAGCACCGGTGGTGTTCAGTACGCCTCAAGCGACACAAATGAACACGCCTTCTCAGCCCCGCCAG GGCCGTTCCACATATGTTGTCCCGACACAGCAGTATCCTGTGCAGCCGGGAGCCCCAAGCTTCTACCCAGGTGCAAGCCCTACAGAGTTTGGGACCTACG CTGGCGCTTACTACCCAGCCCAGGGTGTGCAGCAGTTTCCCACTGGTGTAGCTCCCCCACCTGTTTTGATGAACCAGCCACCCCAGATTGCTCCCAAGAGGGAGCGGAAGACG atCCGAATTCGAGACCCAAACCAAGGAGGGAAGGATATCACGGAGGAGATCATGTCTGGGGCCCGCACTGCCTCCACACCCACACCTCCCCAG ACGGGAGGCGGTCTGGAGCCTCAGGCTAATGGGGAGACACCCCAGGTTGCTGTCGTCGTCCGGCCAG ATGACCGGTCGCAGGGAGCAATCATTGGGGAGCGGCCAGGGCTGCCTGGCCCAGAGCACAGCCCTTCAGAATCCCAGCCTTCATCACCTTCTCCAACCCCATCACCACCCCCAGTCTTGGAACCGGGGTCTGAGCCTAATCTCGCAGTCCTCTCTGTTCCTGGGGACACAATGACAACAGGGATGATACAGACGTCTGTAGAAGAATCAACCCCCACGCCCCCTGAAAGTGGGGAGCCGTGTTGCCTCTCTCCAGAACCCACTCCCCTTGCTGAACCCATATTGGAAGTAGAAGTGACGCTGAGCAAACCAGTTCCAGAATCTGAGTTCTCTTCCAGTCCTCTCCAGGTTCCCAGCCCCCTGGCATCTCACAAGGTGGAAATTCTTCCTGAGCCTAATGGCACAGTCCCATCTGAGAATTTGGAACCAGAGGTGGAGTCAAGCCCAGAGCttgcccctctccctcctccagcttGTCCCTCTGAATCCCCCATGCCTATTGCTCCAACTGCCCAACCTGAGGAACTACTCAACGGAGCCCCTTCACCACCAGCTGTGGACTTAAGCCCAGTCAGTGAACCAGAGGAACAGGCCAAGGAGGCTATAGTGTCGGTGACTCCCCCCACTGTCCTTTCTGCTACCCCAGCTGTGGCTCCTCCAGTGGCTTCCCCTGctcaggaggaggacatggaggaggaggaagaagaggaagaggaaggagaagctgagggtgagaagggaggagaggaaccTCTCCCCCAAGAGAGCACCCCTGTCCCAGCCCACCTATCCCAGAATTCGGAGGTGGCAGTAGCCACCCAAG TGGCAGTGTCTGTGCCAAAGAGGAGACGGAAAATTAAGGAGCTCAATAAGAAGGAGGCTGTAGGAGACCTTCTAGATGCCTTCAAGGAG GCGAACCCAGGGGTACCAGAGGTGGAAAATCAGCCTCCTGCAGGCTGCAATCCCAGCCCAGAGCCTGAGGGCAGCAGTGTGCCCCTGCGGtctgaggaaggagaggagacctGGGACTCAAAGGAAGACAAGATTCAAAATGCAGAGAATATCCAGCCAGGGGAACAGAAGTATGAATATAAGTCAG ATCAGTGGAAGCCTCTAAACCTTGAGGAGAAAAAGCGTTATGACCGAGAGTTCCTGCTTGGCTTTCAGTTCATCTTTGCCAGTATGCAGAAGCCTGAGGGATTGCCCCACATCAGTGATGTGGTGTTGGATAAG GCCAATAAAACACCATTGCGACCGCTGGACCCCTCTAGACTTCAGGGCATAAATTGTGGCCCAGACTTCACTCCGTCTTTTGCCAACCTTGGCCGACCAGCCCTTAGCAACCGTGGGCCCCCGAGGGGTGGGCCAGGTGGGGAGCTGCCCCGAGGGCCG CAGGCTGGCCTGGGACCCCGGCGATCTCAGCAGGGCCCCCGAAAGGAACCACGCAAGATCATTGCCACAGTGTCAATGACCGAAGATATAAAGCTGAACAAAGCAGAAAAGGCCTGGAAACCCAGTAGCAAGCGGACGGCGGCTGATAAGGACCGAGGAGAAGAGGATGCTGATGGCAGCAAAACCCAG GACCTGTTCCGCAGGGTGCGCTCCATCTTGAATAAGCTGACACCCCAGATGTTCCAGCAGCTGATGAAGCAGGTGACGCAGCTAGCCATTGATACCGAGGAACGTCTCAAAGGGGTCATTGACCTCATCTTCGAGAAGGCCATTTCAGAACCCAACTTCTCCGTGGCCTATGCCAACATGTGCCGCTGCCTCATGGCG CTGAAAGTGCCCACTACAGAAAAGCCAACAGTGACTGTGAACTTCCGAAAACTGTTGTTAAATCGATGTCAGAAGGAGTTTGAAAAAGACAAAGATGATGATGAGGTTTTTGAGAAGAAGCAAAAAGAGATGGATGAAGCTGCTACG GCAGAGGAACGGGGACGCCTGAAAGAAGAGCTGGAAGAGGCTCGAGACATAGCCCGGCGGCGCTCGTTAGGGAATATCAAGTTTATCGGGGAGTTGTTCAAATTGAAGATGTTAACAGAGGCAATCATGCATGACTGTGTGGTTAAACTACTTAAGAACCATGATGAAGAGTCCCTTGAATGCCTTTGCCGTCTGCTCACCACCATTGGCAAAGACCTGGACTTTGAGAAGGCCAAG CCCCGGATGGATCAGTATTTCAACCAGATGGAAAAAATCATTAAGGAAAAGAAGACTTCATCCCGGATCCGCTTTATGCTGCAGGATGTGCTGGATCTGCGAAAG AGCAACTGGGTGCCACGCCGTGGGGACCAGGGGCCCAAGACAATTGACCAAATCCACAAGGAAGCTGAGATGGAGGAGCATCGGGAGCACATAAAAGTGCAGCAGCTAATGGCCAAGGGCAGCGACAAGCGTCGGGGTGGCCCTCCAGGCCCACCCATCA GCCGTGGCCTTCCACTTGTGGATGATGGTGGCTGGAACACAGTACCCATCAGCAAGGGCAGCCGCCCTATTGACACTTCTCGACTCACTAAGATCACAAAG CCTGGCTCCATTGATTCTAATAACCAGCTGTTTGCACCTGGAGGCCGATTGAGCTGGGGCAAGGGTAGCAGTGGAGGCTCAGGAGCCAAGCCCTCCGATGCAG CATCAGAAGCTGCTCGTCCAGCTACTAGTACCTTGAATCGCTTCTCAGCCCTTCAACAAGCAGTACCAACAGAAAGCACAGACAACAGACGAGTGGTGCAGAG GAGTAGCTTGAGCCGGGAACGAGGTGAGAAAGCTGGGGACCGGGGAGACCGCCTAGAGCGGAGTGAACGGGGAGGTGACCGTGGTGACCGGCTTGATCGCGCCCGGACACCCGCCACCAAGCGGAGCTTCAGCAAGGAAGTGGAGGAACGGAGTAGAGAGCGGCCCTCTCAGCCTGATGGACTACGCAAGGCAGCTAGCCTCACGGAGGATCGGGACCGCGGGCGGGAAGCTG TGAAACGAGAAGCTGCCCTCCCCCCGGTGAGTCCCCCGAAGGCTGCACTCTCTGAAGAGGAGCTGGAGAAGAAATCCAGGGCCATCATTGAGGAGTACCTCCATCTCAATGACATGAAG GAGGCAGTGCAGTGCGTGCAGGAGCTGGCTTCGCCCTCCCTGCTCTTTATCTTTGTACGGCACGGCATCGAGTCCACGCTGGAGCGCAGCGCCATCACGCGGGAGCACATGGGCCGGCTGCTGCACcagctgctctgtgctgggcacctCTCCACTGCTCAGTACTACCAAGG GCTATATGAAATTCTAGAGTTGGCTGAAGACATGGAAATTGACATCCCTCATGTGTGGCTCTACCTAGCAGAATTGATAACGCCCATTCTGCAGGAAGGTGGGGTGCCAATGGGGGAGCTGTTCAG GGAAATAACAAAACCTCTGAGACCCCTGGGCAAGGCTGCTTCCCTGTTGCTGGAGATCCTGGGGCTCCTGTGCAAAAGCATG GGTCCTAAAAAGGTGGGGACGCTGTGGCGAGAGGCTGGACTCAGCTGGAAGGAATTTCTGCCTGAAGGCCAGGATGTCAGTGCCTTTGTCACTGCGCAG AAGGTGGAGTATACCCTGGGAGAGGAGTTAGAAGCCCCAGGCCAGAGGTTGCTGTCCTTTGAGGAGCTGCGCAGGCAGCTGGAGAAGCTGCTGCAGGAGGGCAGCAGTAACCAGCGGGTGTTTGACTGGATAGAG GCCAACCTGAACGAGCAGCAGGTGACATCCAACACATTAGTTCGAGCCCTTATGACAACTGTCTGCTATTCTGCAATTATCT TTGAGTCTTCTCTCCGAGTGGATGTTGCAGTGCTGAAAGCACGAGCGAAACTGCTACAGAAATACCTGTGTGACGAGCAGAAGGAGCTGCAGGCGCTCTATGCCCTCCAGGCCCTTGTAGTGACCTTAGACCAGCCCCCTA ACCTGCTTGGGATGTTCTTCGATGCGCTGTATGACGAGGACGTGGTGAAGGAGGACGCCTTCTATAGCTGGGAGAGTAGCAAGGACCCTGCTGAGCAGCAGGGCAAGGGCGTGGCCCTAAAATCTGTCACGACTTTTTTCAAGTGGCTTCGTGAGGCGGAGGAGGAGGAGTCTGACCACAACTGA